One Algoriphagus sp. Y33 genomic window, CATGTCCTCCTTGATGAATTCTATTACAGGAGAAAGAGAATCATTTTTCATTGCGGTATTGAAATACAGGGCCCCTCGGAGAAAATTCTCAGTAGAATCGGTCACAAAGAACTGAAACTGTGTCGGTACTTCTCCGGTAAGTTCTGCAACCACTCCTGTATATCCTTCGGGAGTTAATAGCACAGCTTCCTCTATTCCATATGCTTTGACCTGATGCTGTGCCGTTAACTTAAAGGCATCATTGGACAATTTTTTAAAATCCACCTTATCTCCGATCCGCTTATAAGTCAAATGTACTTTTGCCCCAAAATTAGCATAGTTCAAATTGACCCAAGCATCTTCTTCTATATTAAAAGAATCCACTTCCACTCTCGAATAACTGGAATAGTCTAATTGATACGGATAGCCCTCTGCCAGCCTCTCAAAAGAATGAACAGGTAAATCAATACGATTATACCCAGGAGGCTTGGGCAAATAAGTCTGATCGCATCCTACTAATCCAACTAGCAACAGACCAATCCATAGATGTTTCCTCATGGTTTAAAATTAGGTAAAGAGTTTGATTTGGCCGGAGAATAATTGAAATTTAACCAAATAACCAATCTCTATACAAATGAAAAAATCACTACAATTACTTGCCGGTGTCTTCATGGCCGCCATTTTTATGATTGCTGCTACGGCCGCTTCTGCCCAGACCACAAAAGACGAGTTTCTTGGCAAATGGGTCAACAGCAAACAGTTTACACTTGATGTTTTGGATAAAATGCCTGATTCTGGCATGGATTATAAGACTGATCCCGGAGCCATGTCCTTTAAAGAACAGATTCATCATATTGGAAATGCCATCGTGGGAATTTCCCAAGGATTCCTAAAAGGCGGGGATCCGGGCTTTACCATCGATTTGGCTACTGCCTCCAGAGCAGACTTGGCAGATTATGTCTCTAAATGCTACGATTACGGGACTTCTGCGATGAAAGCCCTTTCGGAGGCTGATGGAGCAGAAACAATCGAAGTTTTCGGAAACAATGTCACCAGACGGCAGGTAATGGCCCTGCTCATGGATCACAGTACTCATCATAGAGGATCAGCTATTGCCTACTTACGTGTGCAAGGAGTAGAGCCTCCTGCATTTGTAGGTTTTTAACCTGTTAAAGCACCTATAAAAAACCGGCTATGAAATTAATTCATTGCCGGTTTTTTTTCAGAAATTATTCCCTTATCCAAGCTACTTTTTCATCCATACTTTCCCGTTTTCCTTCGGGCCAGCTGTCTGTTGCCGGTTTGGCTACATAGAAAAATCCCATTAGCGTATCCTCACCTTCCAGGCCAAAATCTTCTCTGGCTTCCTGCCAGAAGGTAGGGCCGCCGGTTCCCCAATATGCCGCCAATCCATGGGCAGAAGCAGTGAGATACATGTTCTGGACAGCCATAGAAACAGCAGCTATCTCCTCCATCAGAGGAATTCCCTGAGAGCGTTTCATCAGTATAGCGATCACATGAGAAGCTTTTAGCGGTTGCTGCTTGAATTTCTCATAGGTAGGTTCCAAAAATGGAGTGCCGTTCTTTTCTGCACGAAGCTTATACATGTCAGCCTGATAATCCGCAAACTTCTTCAAACCATCACCGGTATAGACTATAAATCTCCATGGCTGGGTCATTTTGTGTGTCGGTGCCCAGCGTGCATTTTCCAGCATTTCTTCGATAATAGAATCATCTACCGGATCATTTTCTTTGAACTGTGCCGCAAACATGGATCTGCGTCCACGGATAATTTTGTTTACTTCTTCGATATTGAAATCGGGTTTTTGCATAACTAGGGTAACGTTTAATTCTGGGGTTGAATGAGATTAAGTAATATTAATCAACAAAAGTTTCCTTGATCACGGATTTACATTTTCGTACTTCTGACTGGGTCAATTTATCAAACACTAAAATACTTACTCAAATGATCCGTCAAGGAATAGCCTTCTCAAGCTTGGATCAAATTTCTCAATAGCGTACCGCAAAGCCGTTCGGGGCATTATAGCATAGTGCTTTCTCAAAAAGGCCATTTCTACTTCAAAATCCTGATTTCCTATCTCCCTTAGCATCCAACCAACAGCCTTATGGATCAGATCATGAGGGTGATTGATTAGTTTCTCAGCAAGTCCCAAAGCATCCTCGAAAAAGCCCCTTTTGATCCAATAGTATGAGCTGATCATGGCTATCCGCTGTCTCCAGAGGTGACCTGAATCCGCCAAGGCAAAAAAAAGCGCCTTCTCCTTCTCCAGATAATAATGTCCTAAAATATGATGACAAGAGCTGTCAACTAGATCCCAGTTGTTCACACAGTCGAGATTTTTCAGGTAGAAATCAACTAGCAGTTTGCGTTCTGCTTCGTTTGTTAGCTTTTGATAACGGTAAACAAGAATGAACAAGGCAGTAAGCCTTACTTCGTGATAGTTGTTATGCAAAAGTTCTTCGATCTCACCTAAGCTGATTTCCTTATATACCGCTTTAGCTATTTTTCTTTGCACTGGCACGGTTACACCCAGGAATTGATCCCCTTCGCCATACTCTCCCTGCCCTGACTTGAAGAATCGGGGAAAGTATTCAGCTTTTCCTGGAATTACATTATCTGTAAGTGATGCTACGATCTGCTCCGTCAGTAAACTCATGGATAAAGGTAAATAACTCTACCTTTTATTAAAAGTCATCACCTCCACCAAAATCATCTCCGCCTTCTCTGTGGCTTCTATTACTTCCGTTTTTTTCTTTAAATCCCCCAAAACGGTATGTGAATGCAAGAGTTCCTATTCGGGTTTCCCTCTGGAAAACCCGCTTTTCGTCAAATCGTGGATTGTTGGTCGTGATTCTGAAATTCCGGGTATTGAAGATGTCGCTTACATTGGCCGATATGGTTGCTTTACCATTAAATAGGTCTTTCCGCAACCCTACATTCACACTATACTGAGGCTCTATTTGTCCTTGCGGTAAGACAATAGGGCCTCTGTAATTCCCCTGGACCTGTACGTTAAACCATTTGGGGATCAGCCAATTTGCCAGTAGGTTTAGCGTCCAACTGAAGTTCTCATTGCTAAATTCCTCCTCTATATTCTCTGCATTGACCTTGGAATAGAAAAGATTTCCGGTCAATGTCGCATCAAGATTATTAAAGACTTGGACCTGGTTGATCAACTCAAAACCTGTACTGGATCTGGTATCTGCATTTTGACGGCTTTGGATTGCCACATTATCATCTGTCAGAATTGTAATTCTGGTTTCCACATCCGTACTGTAGCGGTGATAAACGGTCGCATTGAGAAGGTACCTCTCCCAGCCTTTCATGTAGCCTACTTCATAGCTGTCTGTAAACTCCGGTTGCAAATACGGATTACCAATACTGAAATTGTACTGATCCCTTAATCTATAGAGAGGTGCCAAACCCCAGATACCTGGTCTAGAAATCCTTCGTGTATAGTTAAGTGTAAGCTCATTCTCTTCAGCTATAGAATAACTCAAAAAAGCACTTGGGAACACATTAAAATAGTTATTTGGGATGCTTTCCTGATCTCGGACAGTCTCTCCCAGAGTCTCTGTATACTCCCCTCTCAGACCGAGCTGATAGCCAAATTTGCCCATGGTATTTCTATATGTAAAATAGGCAGCATAAACTTTCTCATTGAAGTCATATCCATCGCTCAGCGAATCTACTACAGCAGGCACGAAATCCGTAAACTCATCCCCCTGAGCGAACTCCTGACTCCGCTGCCAATTACCGATTGTGGCTTTGAGCCCAGTTTCGACGGATGCTCCATTTTGAAAAGGTTTTTCATAATCCATCTGAGCTACATAGAGCGTGCTCGTCCTAGGTCTATCGTTTCTTTGAATAAAACGCTTGGTCAGATCAGAATTCCCATCGGCATCGAAATATGCCTGATCTGAAAAATCCATCTGGTCTCTGTCATCATAAGCGTAAGAAAGTGAAGTGTAAAGCTTCTGTCCGAGACTGTCGATGTTCCATGTATAATTTATCCCACCTTCATAATTTCCACTGTTACTAAACTCATCATTAATCCTGACAGAACTCGAATCCAATGAGCCGTTCTGGCTTAAGTTACGCTGTCTTATATCAGAAAATTCTACTTCATCGTCGAAATTCCCCTGAAAATAAACACCCAACAATCCTCTGTCAGAAATATTATAATCCACACCCGCTCTGATTAAATGGGTTTGTTCTACTTCATGCCCATCCTGAATCTGCTCAAGCCGGGGAGAAAATCCTTCGAGGTAATTGTTTCTAGCACTTTCACCATTTTCCAATTGACGGCGATCCTGCCAATTGTAGGAGGCATAGAAATTCGCTTTTTCGATCCCATAATTAAGATTGATGCCTGCTTGATATTTCTCCCTAGTTCCTATAGAGGCATTCACCTGGCCGTTGAAGCCCGTTTTTTCATTTTTTTTCAACACAATATTGATAATCCCACCGACTCCGGTAGCATCATAACGCGAAGATGGATTAGTGATCAATTCCACTGACTTGATACTATTTGCGGGAAATTGAGACAAAATACTCTCCGTGTCATCGCCCGAAAGATTAGATGGCCGTCCATTGATGTAAATCAAAATATTTCCACTTCCCCTCATCGTGATTCCCCCCTCATCATCTACCTGAATGGACGGCAATGTGCTCAACAATTGCGAAGCCGTTTGACCTTCTGCCACAATACTATTTTCGACATTATAAGTACGCTTATCAATATCGGATTCAAACATCGATGTCACTCCCTCCACTACCACTTCGTCAAGATTTTGCGCATCTTCCACCAAGGTGATCGTACCTAAATTGACCGAGTTCTTATTTGCAGTTAATGTAATCCTCTCATAGAATTCCACATAGCCTATAAAACCTACTCTCAAAATATAAGCTCCGGCAGGTGCCGGAAACTCAAAACTGCCATCCAAATCACTCATTCCTCCCGTGACGACTGTAGAATCTGACGATGAAAGCAATGCAACATTTGCAAACTCAAGAGCTATTTCGCGATTTCCATCCATCACTTTTCCCCTTAAACGTACATCCTGAGCTAAGGAATCTAGAGATAAAATTGTGAAAAATAAAAGAGTGGTAATTAGCGAAATCTTGTTCATACTATTAGGTTGGAGCGGGTTATGTAAATGAGGCGACTCTCACCAAATATTCTGATAAACAACTACATATCAATCAATTAATAAGACCCCTCTCTACTACAACCTTAAAAATCAGTATAGGGTTTTAATTTTTTTATAAAACTTGTTCGATGGGGAGATGTCAGGATGGTGAGAAATTTAACTGTTCAAACGGTATTACTTTTCCGCCTACATGTCAGCATCTATATCCGAAGAGAAATAAATGATCTGCCAATCGGCGATATACTTATCTTTAAAAATGATTCGAATACCCCTCTCATTCTGCTGCATACTAGCCACATGTGTAGCAGGTATAAGTTCCCTCGCCCAAACCACTCAAAGCGATGTTCACTCAAGCACTCTTGGTGAACTAAACGTTCTACTAGACAGTGTAGAACCAAGTGATTCTATCGCGGGAATCTATATGATAAAGATGATTAATATCAGTGAGAAAGAAAGTAAATATGACTATATGGCTGACCTTGCCATTCGTCTTAGCAACCTTCCCTCTCCTTCAGTCCAAGACCCGGTATTAAAAAAGAAAGTGCTCAAAAAGGTAATTGCACATGAAGATCAGATAAGCACATCGGAGGACAGAGGAAATCTTCACCTAAAATTGGCCGGCATATATTTCAGTGTCGAACAATTTGACTCGGCTATTTACGAATACGGTGAAGCCATCGACAGATTCACTGAGATGGATTCTATTTTCATCGCAGACTCTTTCTTCTTCAGAGGTCAGGCAAAGGACTATAAAGGAGAGCTACTGGGCGGCATGGGGGATTACCAAACTGCCCGAGATATCTATACGGCACTTGGGGATAATGAATACGTGCACCATGTGGATGCCGGAATGGCCATTTTGTATAGCAAATTTGCCATATATGGCGAAGCGGAAAAAATCAGGAATTCCTTAATCTCTACCTATTCAAAAAGTGATGCCCCGTCTAATGTTGCGATTCAGTTCTATAATCAGTCTGAAGACTATGAGCGACAGGGAAGGGCTGAAAATCAGCTAGAGTACCTACTCAAAGCTGACTCTCTGACTCCATTTGATCCCCGGGATTTCTATATAGAAAGTATGATTAAACTCTCTCTCAGCAATTATTTTGGAGAGAATGGAAACCCGGAAAAACAGTCGGAATATTTTATACAAGCTCAAGAAATGATTCCCCAAGTACCCGGAATTGCTACTACCAACCCTATCTATCTTAACGCAAAAGCACGCTTAGAATATTCTCAAAACCATTTTTCTACTGCAAATCAACTAGCTAAAGAATCTTTTATTGCTGCCAAAGAATCTAAAAATATGGATCATTTGATCAAAGCTTACCGTCTACTTGGCGAAACATACGATGCTATGGGGCAGTCTTCCGAAGCTTATCAAACCAGGCTGGCATTGACACATTATACCGACTCCATTTTCGCAGTGAATCAGGCGACTACTTTTGCTTACTATCAAACGCTTTACGAAACAGAAAGAAAAGAGAAAGAAATCCTGACGAAAATGCAGGAGATCGAATCAATCAAGCAAAATAACAAAGCAAGATTTACAGTTTTTGCTATCATCTCTTTTATTCTGATCAGTTCAGCTGTATTGTTTTTCCTCTGGAAGAATCTTCAGCATGAGAAGAAGAAAAAAGAAATGCAATCAAGATTTTCGCAGGAGCTCCTGAAAAATCAGGAAACCGAGCGGATCCGAATCTCCAAAGATCTTCACGATGGATTAGGCCAAAGTTTACTTTTGATCAAGAACAAAATAGCCTTATCCAAAGACAATACTACAGGAGAGCTATTAGATACAGCTATCGGTGAACTGCGGTCAATCGCCAGATCGCTTCACCCCATGCAATTGGAAAAACTCGGACTCAGTAAAGCCGTCGAACATTTACTAGATCAGATAGACCGTGAGACAGAAATATTTGTGTCCTCTGAGATTGAGGAAATGAAGGGTGCTCTGAAAAAAGAAGAGGAATTACACCTCTATCGAATATTACAGGAATCTATCAATAATGTCCTAAAGCACTCAGAGGCTAGTGCATTGCGGGTTTTCTTTCAAAGAATTGACAAGGGAGTAGAATTGAAAATCGAAGACAATGGAAAAGGGTTTGATTTTTCCGAAAAATTGAATGACTTTCAAAGTCTCGGACTAAAAACGCTTAAAGAGCGGATTGCCGCAATTCATGGAACTATGAAAGTGAGCAGTGAAAAAGGAGTTGGAACCAGTTTAAGTTTTATAGTTTATGCCTGAACAAAAACCCACAGTAGTGATTGCCGATGATCATCCAATCTTGCTGAAGGGCTTGCATGATTTCCTGTTCGAAATTGGACTAGAGGTAGTTGGCACCGCCAATGAGGGACAAGAAGCTATTAATCAAATAATCAAACTCAGTCCTCAACTTGCTATTCTGGATATGGAGATGCCCAATAAAACAGGGCTCGAAATAGCCTCATATTGCAAGAGATTAGAACTCGACACCAAAGTCATTTTACTCACACTTCATAAGGAACTTTACCTCTATCACCAGGCTAAGGAATTGAATCTATCAGGTTACATTCTAAAAGAATTCGCGCTGGACGACCTTTCCAAAGCCGTCTCTATTATTTTGGATGGCGGACAATTTTTCAGCGAAAAAATTTTTGAAGGAATTAAGGAAAATAAATTCCAATCGGACGCCCCCCCCTTGACCCCGTCAGAAGCAAAAATACTCAGATTAATAGCCAAAGGACTCTCCACTAAAGATATAGCCGAAAAACTATTCATCTCTGAAAGGACAGTCGACAAGCACAGAAGCAATATGATTGTAAAGCTACATCTGGAAAAAAAGCACAATTCATTGTTAGTATGGGCTCAAAAGAACCGCCACATTATAAATTAACAGTATTTCCTCTAGTATCAGAGCAAAATATAAGTATTTATACGTATTGAGCACCCCTGTATTATTGTATAGGTTTGATTAAATATTTCAGAGTAATCAATTTTCTACGAAATGAAAATATCAAGCCTTCAGGGAGATTTTAAAGTAATCCAGACTCTTAGAAATAAGGATGAGCTGCTTGTATTAGGCTCGTGGAAAGATCTCGTAAGGATTTTTGACAGCAGCAGGGCTTTTTTGATTGACAAAAGCAACTCACTGTTTGGTATATACCTATGCAAACAAGAATGTGCCGAATTTCTTAACAAACTAATTCACGATATTGATTACAATGAATGGGAAGATTTCAGAGTGGAGAAGTCCATTCTTCAAAATCAAATCCAAGCGTAAAGGGTGACATTTTTTCAGCAATAAACTTCTAGGGCTGCGCGGATCATACGATCTACCGTTTTTTCAGCTTCTTTATCAAACTCCCCGCTGGGACGGTTCGCCACAATCGCATTTAGACTTAACATCCTGTGATTCAAAAGCTGTCCCATCGCATAATAACCCGCCGTCTCCATTTCAAAATTAGTCATCCTTAGCCCTGCAACCTCCAATTCTGCCAGGCGTTCTATCATATTTTCCATCTTTGGCTTGAGCCTTATTTCCCTGCCTTGGGGTGCGTAAAATCCCGGAGCGGTAAGTGTAACTCCACGATAGAATTCACCTGGCAATTTCTGCAATAGCTTAGATGAAGCTGACGCCTGATAAGGCAAAAAAGTAAGGTCAAGGGTATCTTTCACCAAGTTTGACCAGGCTTGACTTCCTTCAAGTTTTGGATAAAACTGCATCAATGTATCCACACCTATAGCTATCTCTGAAGCCAGAAGACTACCAACAGGCAAATCTTCCTGCATGCTTCCTGATGTCCCTAAGCGGATTATTTCCAAGCTTTCTTGCGTAGGTTTGACTGTATGCGTCTTGAGATCCACATTGACCAGAGAATCCAGTTCCGTCATCAAAATCTCTACGTTATCAGTCCCCATACCTGTACTCATTACGGTGACACGCTTACCTCGAATTCTACCTGTATGAGTGACAAATTCCCGCTTACTTACTTTAAAGTCAATTTGATCAAAGTATTTGGAAACAAGGGCTACCCGATCCGGATCTCCTACGGTAAAAACAAGAGAAGCCAGATTTTCCGGCTTCAAATGCAAATGATAAATGCTTCCATCAGCATTCAATATCAATTCGGATTCTGGAATTTGTCTGCTCACGCTACAAGTTAAGCATTTGATTTTTCTTTGACTCTACGATTCAGTCCTTTGTACGGATTGTACCCGTTGGTATTTTTCTGGTAATAGCCGGTTCCGTCATAGAGACGTTTTTCAGGGTTTTCCTTGCATTCAGCGG contains:
- a CDS encoding gliding motility lipoprotein GldD is translated as MRKHLWIGLLLVGLVGCDQTYLPKPPGYNRIDLPVHSFERLAEGYPYQLDYSSYSRVEVDSFNIEEDAWVNLNYANFGAKVHLTYKRIGDKVDFKKLSNDAFKLTAQHQVKAYGIEEAVLLTPEGYTGVVAELTGEVPTQFQFFVTDSTENFLRGALYFNTAMKNDSLSPVIEFIKEDMAHLMNSVKFVD
- a CDS encoding DinB family protein, with product MKKSLQLLAGVFMAAIFMIAATAASAQTTKDEFLGKWVNSKQFTLDVLDKMPDSGMDYKTDPGAMSFKEQIHHIGNAIVGISQGFLKGGDPGFTIDLATASRADLADYVSKCYDYGTSAMKALSEADGAETIEVFGNNVTRRQVMALLMDHSTHHRGSAIAYLRVQGVEPPAFVGF
- a CDS encoding nitroreductase, producing the protein MQKPDFNIEEVNKIIRGRRSMFAAQFKENDPVDDSIIEEMLENARWAPTHKMTQPWRFIVYTGDGLKKFADYQADMYKLRAEKNGTPFLEPTYEKFKQQPLKASHVIAILMKRSQGIPLMEEIAAVSMAVQNMYLTASAHGLAAYWGTGGPTFWQEAREDFGLEGEDTLMGFFYVAKPATDSWPEGKRESMDEKVAWIRE
- a CDS encoding DNA alkylation repair protein; the protein is MSLLTEQIVASLTDNVIPGKAEYFPRFFKSGQGEYGEGDQFLGVTVPVQRKIAKAVYKEISLGEIEELLHNNYHEVRLTALFILVYRYQKLTNEAERKLLVDFYLKNLDCVNNWDLVDSSCHHILGHYYLEKEKALFFALADSGHLWRQRIAMISSYYWIKRGFFEDALGLAEKLINHPHDLIHKAVGWMLREIGNQDFEVEMAFLRKHYAIMPRTALRYAIEKFDPSLRRLFLDGSFE
- a CDS encoding TonB-dependent receptor domain-containing protein, whose product is MNKISLITTLLFFTILSLDSLAQDVRLRGKVMDGNREIALEFANVALLSSSDSTVVTGGMSDLDGSFEFPAPAGAYILRVGFIGYVEFYERITLTANKNSVNLGTITLVEDAQNLDEVVVEGVTSMFESDIDKRTYNVENSIVAEGQTASQLLSTLPSIQVDDEGGITMRGSGNILIYINGRPSNLSGDDTESILSQFPANSIKSVELITNPSSRYDATGVGGIINIVLKKNEKTGFNGQVNASIGTREKYQAGINLNYGIEKANFYASYNWQDRRQLENGESARNNYLEGFSPRLEQIQDGHEVEQTHLIRAGVDYNISDRGLLGVYFQGNFDDEVEFSDIRQRNLSQNGSLDSSSVRINDEFSNSGNYEGGINYTWNIDSLGQKLYTSLSYAYDDRDQMDFSDQAYFDADGNSDLTKRFIQRNDRPRTSTLYVAQMDYEKPFQNGASVETGLKATIGNWQRSQEFAQGDEFTDFVPAVVDSLSDGYDFNEKVYAAYFTYRNTMGKFGYQLGLRGEYTETLGETVRDQESIPNNYFNVFPSAFLSYSIAEENELTLNYTRRISRPGIWGLAPLYRLRDQYNFSIGNPYLQPEFTDSYEVGYMKGWERYLLNATVYHRYSTDVETRITILTDDNVAIQSRQNADTRSSTGFELINQVQVFNNLDATLTGNLFYSKVNAENIEEEFSNENFSWTLNLLANWLIPKWFNVQVQGNYRGPIVLPQGQIEPQYSVNVGLRKDLFNGKATISANVSDIFNTRNFRITTNNPRFDEKRVFQRETRIGTLAFTYRFGGFKEKNGSNRSHREGGDDFGGGDDF
- a CDS encoding sensor histidine kinase is translated as MINISEKESKYDYMADLAIRLSNLPSPSVQDPVLKKKVLKKVIAHEDQISTSEDRGNLHLKLAGIYFSVEQFDSAIYEYGEAIDRFTEMDSIFIADSFFFRGQAKDYKGELLGGMGDYQTARDIYTALGDNEYVHHVDAGMAILYSKFAIYGEAEKIRNSLISTYSKSDAPSNVAIQFYNQSEDYERQGRAENQLEYLLKADSLTPFDPRDFYIESMIKLSLSNYFGENGNPEKQSEYFIQAQEMIPQVPGIATTNPIYLNAKARLEYSQNHFSTANQLAKESFIAAKESKNMDHLIKAYRLLGETYDAMGQSSEAYQTRLALTHYTDSIFAVNQATTFAYYQTLYETERKEKEILTKMQEIESIKQNNKARFTVFAIISFILISSAVLFFLWKNLQHEKKKKEMQSRFSQELLKNQETERIRISKDLHDGLGQSLLLIKNKIALSKDNTTGELLDTAIGELRSIARSLHPMQLEKLGLSKAVEHLLDQIDRETEIFVSSEIEEMKGALKKEEELHLYRILQESINNVLKHSEASALRVFFQRIDKGVELKIEDNGKGFDFSEKLNDFQSLGLKTLKERIAAIHGTMKVSSEKGVGTSLSFIVYA
- a CDS encoding response regulator transcription factor — translated: MPEQKPTVVIADDHPILLKGLHDFLFEIGLEVVGTANEGQEAINQIIKLSPQLAILDMEMPNKTGLEIASYCKRLELDTKVILLTLHKELYLYHQAKELNLSGYILKEFALDDLSKAVSIILDGGQFFSEKIFEGIKENKFQSDAPPLTPSEAKILRLIAKGLSTKDIAEKLFISERTVDKHRSNMIVKLHLEKKHNSLLVWAQKNRHIIN
- a CDS encoding nucleoside phosphorylase, giving the protein MSRQIPESELILNADGSIYHLHLKPENLASLVFTVGDPDRVALVSKYFDQIDFKVSKREFVTHTGRIRGKRVTVMSTGMGTDNVEILMTELDSLVNVDLKTHTVKPTQESLEIIRLGTSGSMQEDLPVGSLLASEIAIGVDTLMQFYPKLEGSQAWSNLVKDTLDLTFLPYQASASSKLLQKLPGEFYRGVTLTAPGFYAPQGREIRLKPKMENMIERLAELEVAGLRMTNFEMETAGYYAMGQLLNHRMLSLNAIVANRPSGEFDKEAEKTVDRMIRAALEVYC